A genomic stretch from Sphingobacterium sp. ML3W includes:
- a CDS encoding NADH:flavin oxidoreductase/NADH oxidase — translation MSKLFSSINIGSLNLKNRLVVSPMCQYSAEDGFANNWHLVHLGQFAIGGAAAVIQEATAIAPEGRISYGDLGIWDDQHIDKLKEITAFIKANDAVPGIQLAHAGRKASSNKPWLGRGQFAPSEALGWQTVAPSALAFHSGDYVPKELKINEIEEIIEKFGQAAKRAIQAGYEIIELHAAHGYLIHQFLSPLCNLRTDRFGGTFENRIRFLLEIIKRVKQEISTQSLWVRISATDWAPDGWDLDQSIALSQLLTEQGIDIIDVSSGGAVSHQKIDVGPAYQLPFALAIKEKTGSKTATVGIIKTATQAADIIEKDQADLIMIARSFLNDPHLPLHFAKELSVDIPWPKQYERAK, via the coding sequence ATGAGTAAACTATTTTCATCGATAAACATCGGTTCCTTAAACCTGAAAAATCGCTTAGTTGTTTCCCCTATGTGCCAATATTCTGCTGAAGATGGTTTTGCAAACAACTGGCATCTTGTCCACCTTGGTCAATTTGCCATTGGAGGCGCAGCAGCAGTCATACAGGAAGCAACAGCCATCGCACCCGAAGGTAGAATCAGCTATGGAGACCTTGGAATATGGGATGACCAGCATATTGACAAACTAAAAGAGATAACAGCTTTTATCAAAGCAAATGATGCCGTCCCCGGTATTCAGCTCGCGCATGCCGGCCGCAAAGCCAGTAGCAACAAGCCCTGGCTTGGTCGTGGTCAATTTGCACCTTCAGAAGCCCTAGGATGGCAGACTGTCGCGCCATCTGCACTGGCTTTCCATTCTGGAGATTACGTCCCCAAAGAGCTTAAAATAAATGAGATTGAAGAAATCATCGAAAAGTTTGGACAAGCTGCCAAAAGAGCCATCCAAGCTGGTTACGAAATCATCGAACTCCACGCAGCACATGGTTACCTCATCCACCAGTTTCTCTCCCCTTTGTGCAACCTACGAACAGACCGGTTTGGTGGTACATTTGAAAATAGAATACGCTTCCTGCTGGAGATCATCAAACGGGTAAAACAGGAAATATCGACGCAAAGTTTATGGGTACGTATTTCTGCGACAGATTGGGCCCCAGATGGCTGGGATCTGGATCAATCCATAGCCTTATCACAGCTCTTGACCGAGCAGGGAATTGATATCATTGATGTATCGAGCGGTGGAGCAGTTTCCCATCAAAAAATTGATGTTGGCCCTGCCTATCAACTTCCATTCGCCCTCGCGATCAAAGAAAAAACTGGAAGTAAAACGGCTACTGTCGGAATTATTAAAACAGCAACTCAGGCCGCCGATATTATTGAGAAAGATCAGGCGGATTTAATTATGATCGCTCGGAGTTTTTTAAATGATCCACATCTCCCATTACACTTTGCAAAAGAATTATCCGTAGACATCCCCTGGCCAAAACAATACGAAAGAGCAAAATGA
- a CDS encoding NUDIX domain-containing protein, producing the protein MNETVLILADFVPSKTENTQTISIQDIELQKLFKQSEIDKVPKTYLYVNRDFETVFQNLKSKLKIIKAAGGLVKNGDGDYLFIYRLGKWDLPKGKVEDNEKMKEAAVREVEEECGIKINYLGKKIITSYHTYYLRNGEFVLKATNWYEMGVNKVPKLIPQTAEDITKAEWRPVDQFDEVRANTYPIIENIIKKVK; encoded by the coding sequence ATGAACGAAACCGTGCTAATTTTAGCCGATTTTGTTCCTTCCAAAACCGAAAACACGCAAACAATTAGTATTCAAGACATTGAACTTCAAAAACTTTTCAAACAATCTGAAATTGATAAAGTTCCAAAGACATATCTCTACGTCAATAGGGATTTCGAAACCGTATTTCAAAACCTAAAAAGCAAGTTAAAAATCATTAAAGCTGCTGGTGGACTGGTTAAAAACGGTGATGGTGATTACCTTTTTATCTACCGCTTGGGTAAATGGGACCTCCCGAAGGGCAAAGTTGAAGACAATGAAAAGATGAAAGAAGCCGCTGTACGTGAAGTAGAAGAAGAATGTGGTATTAAAATCAACTATTTAGGTAAAAAGATCATCACATCCTATCATACATACTATCTACGTAATGGAGAATTTGTATTAAAGGCAACCAATTGGTATGAAATGGGCGTTAATAAAGTTCCGAAATTAATACCACAAACAGCTGAAGACATTACAAAGGCAGAATGGCGCCCTGTAGATCAATTTGATGAAGTCCGGGCCAATACCTATCCGATTATAGAAAATATCATTAAAAAAGTGAAATAG
- the rimP gene encoding ribosome assembly cofactor RimP codes for MQDVEKRVIELIEEKIADREDLFIVSVKMRPNKILEILLDGDNGVNIDDCAQVSRHVGFHLEEENVVDNAYRLEVSSPGIDSNFVNNRQYQKNIGRTVQVKLDDNTKIEGTLLTVDETKISILQKVKEKSKKAQEVEKELPFDQIKATKVVISF; via the coding sequence ATGCAAGATGTAGAAAAAAGAGTCATTGAACTCATAGAGGAAAAAATAGCAGATCGCGAGGATTTGTTTATTGTTAGTGTAAAGATGCGTCCAAATAAGATTTTGGAGATCCTCTTAGACGGGGATAACGGTGTTAATATTGATGATTGTGCGCAAGTGAGCCGCCATGTCGGTTTTCATTTGGAGGAGGAAAATGTCGTTGATAATGCTTATCGTTTGGAGGTTTCGTCTCCAGGTATCGATTCAAATTTTGTTAATAATCGGCAATATCAAAAAAATATAGGCCGTACTGTACAGGTCAAGTTGGATGATAATACAAAAATCGAAGGGACCTTATTGACGGTGGATGAGACAAAGATTAGCATTCTTCAAAAAGTAAAAGAAAAAAGTAAAAAAGCGCAAGAGGTGGAAAAAGAACTTCCTTTTGATCAAATAAAAGCAACAAAAGTGGTAATTTCATTTTAA
- a CDS encoding 3-ketoacyl-ACP reductase, producing the protein MENITGKRALVTGGAKGLGKAIAVALAKEGVHVAITGRNQTALKQTADELKTLGTQVTYAVFDVSDNVAVQQGINNLNETFGNFDILINNAGISSFSSVMDMEVQDWTAIINVNLLGTYFVTKAVLPQLIEKNQGDIVMVSSTAGLNGAATTSAYSASKFGVIGFADSLMREVRKNNIRVCTLMPSTIASDMSKDLGLTDGDPEKVLQPEDFAELIIAHLKLPRRAMLKSASLWSTNP; encoded by the coding sequence ATGGAAAATATAACAGGAAAAAGGGCCTTAGTGACAGGTGGAGCAAAAGGGCTTGGGAAAGCCATTGCTGTTGCATTGGCTAAAGAAGGCGTACACGTTGCGATCACAGGAAGAAACCAAACAGCATTGAAGCAGACTGCTGATGAGCTTAAAACGTTAGGCACACAAGTTACCTATGCTGTATTTGATGTGTCAGATAACGTGGCTGTACAGCAGGGAATTAATAATCTCAATGAAACCTTTGGCAACTTTGATATTCTTATCAACAATGCGGGCATATCTTCCTTCTCCTCTGTAATGGATATGGAGGTGCAAGACTGGACTGCGATTATAAATGTTAATCTATTGGGAACCTATTTTGTTACAAAAGCTGTCCTGCCACAACTAATTGAAAAAAATCAGGGTGATATTGTCATGGTCTCTTCTACAGCTGGATTGAATGGGGCAGCTACGACTTCAGCATATAGTGCTTCAAAATTTGGTGTTATTGGATTTGCAGATTCATTGATGCGTGAAGTACGTAAAAATAACATTCGGGTCTGTACCCTAATGCCAAGTACCATTGCATCGGATATGTCCAAAGATCTCGGTCTGACAGACGGTGACCCCGAAAAAGTATTACAACCAGAAGATTTCGCGGAACTAATTATCGCGCATTTAAAATTGCCTAGAAGAGCGATGTTAAAATCAGCCTCTTTATGGTCTACAAATCCATAA
- a CDS encoding VOC family protein yields the protein MKLSLNKIHHIAIICSNYQQSKKFYTEILGLEIWQEHYRQERDSYKLDLKLNETYIIELFSFPSPPNRPSFPEAAGLRHLAFEVDNLDTEIHKLEQAGIAHEGIRIDELTQKRFTFFADPDQLPIELYER from the coding sequence ATGAAATTAAGCTTAAACAAAATACATCATATTGCGATCATATGTAGCAATTATCAGCAGTCGAAAAAATTCTATACCGAAATCCTCGGCCTTGAAATCTGGCAGGAACATTATCGGCAAGAGCGGGATTCATACAAATTGGATTTAAAACTCAACGAAACCTACATCATTGAACTATTTTCCTTTCCCTCCCCCCCTAATAGACCTAGTTTTCCTGAAGCTGCTGGTTTAAGACATTTAGCTTTTGAAGTCGATAATCTGGATACGGAAATACATAAATTAGAACAGGCAGGTATCGCACATGAAGGGATAAGGATCGACGAACTAACACAAAAAAGATTCACTTTCTTTGCCGACCCCGATCAGCTTCCGATAGAACTTTACGAACGTTAA
- the infB gene encoding translation initiation factor IF-2, giving the protein MTEGKGTNLLKAAKELNIGIHTAVECLVKKGYDVEAKPNTKLSGEMYGVLLKEFQGDKSLKDEAKQIVIGKIRREESPSTSPKESSRNEDFEEHEEPKEILVKNTVEIPSVKEVTPAKPEEPVHQGGMKVVGKIDLDALNRGGNKPKKEEPSKEEPKITHDTPVETKVVEKVVEQKEAEVKAPVIEAKKEEPKVITQKTEVVAPRVEAPKPEVDKTEVKATPVVETKTEPVKVEEKKKDETAPKAAVPVTPKVEPVKKEGDDIISARAERLTGPKVIGKIELPSARPSHKPVASSSNAGNNNEKRKRKRTNPNGPVNPNVGQGQGHNNQNRGPRDGNNNHNRDQQGNRGGNQGNNNTPNNRPGQNNQHPGRPGQGGNNQHQGRPGQGGARPQHGRFDNRGKGRPVENKEEPSEKEIQDQIKATLARLSGAGKSGKFAQRAKLRRQKRDDVAQHAEEAAMEQELMAKVLRVTEFVTANELANLMDVQVTQIIATCMSLGMFVSINQRLDAETLTIVADEFGYQVEFIKPEDEETAELEEADTEANLVPRAPIVTVMGHVDHGKTSLLDYIRKANVTSGEAGGITQHIGAYAVKLDDDRKITFLDTPGHEAFTAMRARGAKVTDIVIIVVAADDAVMPQTKEAINHAQAAGVPIVFAFTKVDKPGANPDRIREQLSAMNILVEDWGGKFQAQEISAKTGENVDLLLEKVLLEAEMLDLKADPKKRAVGSVIEAALDKGRGIVTTVLIQGGTLRVGDPILAGSHSGKVKALTNERGERVKEAGPSVPVQILGMAGAPTAGDKLYVLESESEARTVANKRLQLQREQGMRATKHITLDEIGRRLAIGNFKELNIIVKGDVDGSIEALSDSLLKLSTDEIQVNIIHKSVGAISESDVLLASASDAIIIGFQVRPTQNARKLAENEQIDVRLYSIIYDAIEEIKSAMEGMLAPKFEEKIVAEVEIRETFKISKVGTIAGCMVREGKINRNNDIRIIREGVVIHTGRLASLKRFKDDVKEVAQGYECGLNIDRFNDIQVGDIVEAYEQVEVKRKL; this is encoded by the coding sequence ATGACTGAAGGAAAAGGAACAAACTTGCTTAAAGCAGCAAAGGAACTCAACATCGGGATACATACTGCCGTGGAATGTTTAGTGAAAAAAGGATATGATGTAGAAGCAAAGCCTAACACTAAATTGAGCGGAGAGATGTATGGTGTGCTGTTAAAAGAGTTTCAGGGAGACAAATCACTGAAAGATGAAGCTAAACAAATTGTTATTGGCAAAATTCGTCGTGAGGAGTCGCCGTCCACTTCTCCTAAAGAATCGTCTAGAAATGAGGATTTTGAAGAACATGAGGAACCAAAAGAAATCTTGGTTAAGAATACTGTAGAAATCCCATCTGTCAAAGAAGTCACTCCTGCCAAGCCTGAGGAACCTGTTCATCAAGGTGGTATGAAAGTGGTTGGCAAAATTGATCTTGATGCCCTGAATAGAGGTGGTAACAAGCCTAAAAAAGAGGAGCCTTCCAAGGAGGAACCTAAAATTACGCATGACACACCTGTAGAGACTAAGGTCGTAGAGAAAGTAGTAGAGCAGAAAGAAGCCGAAGTTAAAGCTCCGGTCATCGAGGCGAAAAAAGAAGAACCAAAGGTTATAACGCAAAAAACCGAAGTCGTGGCACCTCGGGTAGAAGCTCCCAAACCTGAAGTAGATAAAACTGAAGTAAAAGCAACTCCGGTTGTAGAGACAAAAACCGAACCTGTGAAGGTAGAAGAAAAGAAAAAAGACGAAACAGCACCTAAAGCTGCTGTACCAGTAACTCCAAAAGTGGAGCCTGTGAAAAAAGAAGGAGATGATATTATTTCTGCTCGTGCAGAAAGATTGACTGGTCCTAAAGTAATTGGTAAGATTGAATTGCCTTCTGCTAGACCTTCGCACAAACCTGTGGCATCATCTTCAAATGCTGGAAATAATAATGAGAAACGTAAGCGTAAGCGCACGAATCCAAATGGTCCAGTAAATCCGAATGTGGGACAAGGTCAGGGTCATAACAACCAGAACCGTGGTCCTCGCGATGGAAATAATAACCACAACCGTGACCAACAAGGGAACAGAGGTGGCAATCAAGGAAACAACAACACTCCGAACAATCGTCCGGGACAAAACAACCAGCATCCAGGCAGACCAGGGCAAGGTGGAAACAACCAGCACCAAGGTAGACCAGGACAAGGTGGAGCAAGACCGCAACATGGTCGTTTTGACAATAGAGGAAAAGGAAGACCTGTTGAGAATAAAGAGGAACCTTCTGAAAAGGAAATCCAAGATCAAATCAAAGCAACACTTGCTCGTTTAAGTGGAGCGGGTAAATCCGGTAAGTTTGCACAACGTGCGAAGTTGAGACGTCAGAAACGTGATGATGTCGCTCAACATGCGGAAGAAGCTGCAATGGAGCAAGAATTGATGGCGAAGGTATTGCGTGTCACAGAATTTGTTACAGCAAATGAGCTTGCAAATTTGATGGACGTTCAAGTAACACAGATTATCGCGACTTGTATGAGTTTAGGTATGTTTGTGTCTATCAACCAACGTCTAGATGCGGAAACTTTGACTATCGTAGCAGATGAGTTTGGCTATCAAGTTGAATTTATTAAACCTGAAGATGAGGAAACTGCGGAACTAGAGGAAGCAGATACTGAAGCGAATTTGGTGCCTAGAGCTCCAATCGTAACAGTAATGGGACACGTTGACCACGGTAAAACATCTTTGTTAGATTATATCCGTAAAGCAAACGTTACTTCTGGTGAGGCGGGTGGTATCACACAGCATATTGGTGCATACGCGGTGAAATTGGATGATGATCGTAAAATTACATTTTTGGATACACCGGGTCACGAAGCCTTTACGGCGATGCGTGCACGTGGTGCCAAAGTAACAGATATCGTTATTATCGTTGTTGCGGCGGATGACGCAGTCATGCCACAAACGAAAGAGGCCATCAATCACGCACAAGCAGCAGGTGTACCAATCGTATTTGCATTTACGAAGGTGGATAAACCTGGTGCAAATCCTGATCGTATCCGTGAGCAGCTTTCTGCGATGAATATCTTAGTTGAGGATTGGGGCGGTAAGTTCCAAGCGCAAGAGATTTCTGCGAAAACTGGGGAAAATGTTGATCTTCTTTTAGAAAAAGTTCTTTTGGAAGCTGAAATGTTGGATTTGAAAGCTGATCCGAAAAAACGTGCTGTTGGTTCGGTGATCGAGGCAGCGTTGGACAAAGGCCGTGGTATTGTAACTACAGTATTGATTCAAGGAGGTACGCTTCGTGTCGGAGATCCAATTTTGGCAGGTTCGCATTCTGGTAAGGTGAAAGCACTAACCAATGAAAGAGGTGAACGTGTTAAAGAAGCGGGACCTTCTGTACCTGTACAGATTTTAGGTATGGCTGGAGCACCTACAGCTGGGGATAAGCTTTATGTTCTTGAAAGCGAATCTGAGGCTAGAACTGTAGCAAACAAACGCCTTCAGTTACAACGTGAACAAGGCATGCGTGCAACGAAACATATTACCTTGGATGAGATCGGTCGTCGTTTGGCTATCGGTAACTTTAAGGAACTTAATATTATCGTAAAAGGTGATGTGGATGGTTCTATTGAAGCATTATCAGATTCATTGTTGAAATTGTCAACAGATGAGATCCAAGTAAATATTATCCATAAATCAGTAGGTGCGATCTCTGAATCAGATGTATTATTGGCATCTGCTTCTGACGCGATCATCATTGGTTTCCAAGTACGTCCAACACAAAATGCACGTAAATTGGCTGAGAATGAGCAAATCGACGTTCGTCTATACTCTATCATCTATGATGCTATCGAAGAGATTAAATCTGCGATGGAAGGTATGTTGGCTCCGAAATTTGAAGAGAAAATTGTTGCTGAGGTTGAAATCAGAGAAACATTTAAAATCTCTAAAGTGGGTACCATTGCGGGATGTATGGTTAGAGAAGGTAAAATCAATAGAAATAATGATATCCGCATAATCAGAGAAGGTGTGGTTATCCATACCGGTAGATTGGCTTCCCTGAAACGTTTTAAAGACGACGTCAAAGAGGTTGCACAAGGTTACGAGTGTGGTTTGAACATTGACCGTTTCAACGACATCCAGGTAGGTGATATCGTAGAGGCTTACGAACAAGTAGAAGTAAAACGTAAACTGTAA
- the nusA gene encoding transcription termination factor NusA → MSNSNINLIDSFQEFKEFKNIDRPTVITVLEEVFRSMIRRRFGTDENVDVIVNPDNGDLEIWRTRVVVEDEFSEDDDLEIELAEARKHDEDLEVGDDFIEQITLESFGRRAILAARQTLVSKVLELEKDEVFKKYKDREGELVIGEVYQIWKKEILVLDEDGNELILPKSEQIPADYFKKGDGIRAVVHKVDMMNNNPKIIISRTAPAFLQRLFELEVPEIFDGLITIKKIVREPGERAKVAVESYDDRIDPVGACVGMKGSRIHGIVRELRNENIDVINFTTNHSLYIARALSPARISSIKIDEENKTAAVYLKSDQVSLAIGRGGHNIKLAGKLTGYEIDVYRENDEFDEDVDIEEFSDEIESWVIDELKRVGLDSAKSVLSLSEEELVRRTDLEEDTIRDILRILQAEFE, encoded by the coding sequence ATGAGTAACAGCAACATCAATCTGATAGACTCTTTTCAGGAGTTTAAGGAGTTTAAGAATATCGATAGACCTACGGTCATTACAGTATTGGAAGAGGTTTTTCGTAGTATGATCCGTCGTCGTTTCGGTACGGATGAAAATGTGGATGTTATCGTGAATCCAGATAACGGGGATTTGGAGATTTGGAGAACGCGAGTCGTTGTTGAAGATGAATTTTCTGAGGATGATGATCTTGAAATCGAGTTGGCGGAAGCACGAAAACATGATGAGGACCTTGAAGTAGGTGATGATTTTATCGAACAGATCACTTTGGAAAGCTTTGGACGTCGTGCTATTTTAGCTGCTCGTCAAACGCTTGTTTCTAAGGTATTAGAACTTGAGAAAGACGAAGTCTTTAAGAAATATAAAGATAGAGAAGGAGAGCTGGTTATTGGTGAGGTTTATCAGATCTGGAAGAAAGAGATCTTGGTATTGGATGAAGATGGTAATGAATTGATTTTGCCTAAATCGGAACAAATCCCTGCTGATTATTTCAAAAAAGGCGATGGTATTCGCGCAGTGGTTCATAAAGTAGATATGATGAACAACAATCCGAAAATCATTATCTCACGTACTGCACCGGCGTTTTTACAACGTTTGTTTGAACTTGAGGTTCCTGAGATCTTTGATGGTTTGATTACGATCAAGAAAATTGTCCGTGAACCAGGAGAGCGTGCTAAAGTGGCAGTGGAGTCTTATGATGACCGTATCGATCCAGTTGGAGCGTGTGTGGGTATGAAAGGATCACGTATCCACGGTATCGTTCGTGAATTGCGTAATGAGAATATTGATGTTATCAATTTCACTACAAACCATTCCTTATATATTGCCCGTGCTTTGAGCCCTGCTCGAATCAGTTCAATTAAGATTGATGAGGAAAATAAAACCGCTGCTGTATACTTAAAATCGGATCAGGTTTCGTTAGCAATTGGTCGTGGTGGACATAATATTAAATTGGCTGGTAAATTGACTGGTTATGAGATTGATGTTTATCGTGAGAATGATGAATTTGATGAGGATGTGGATATCGAAGAATTCAGCGATGAAATTGAAAGCTGGGTTATTGATGAATTGAAGCGTGTAGGTTTGGATTCTGCAAAATCTGTTTTATCACTCAGTGAGGAAGAGCTCGTTAGACGTACCGATTTGGAAGAAGATACCATTCGTGATATCCTACGTATATTGCAGGCTGAATTTGAATAA
- a CDS encoding LexA family transcriptional regulator, whose translation MSNISSNLKFLRKGKKITQQQFADIMEIKRASVGAYEEDRAEPKYELLKKIAEFYGLTMDELANDVIDEKWKPVPKSNASNLRVLSVTVDGNDRENIELVPVKASAGYLNGYGDPEYVAELPKFSLPMFGQGTFRAFEIKGDSMLPLPSGSIIVAEYVENWHDIKPGHTYVVVSREEGVVYKRIAFKFKEDKGLKLVSDNKTYEPYWVETPDILEVWRAKAFISTQLPEPTPEPTMETLTSMMAQMQKTINAVVDNSK comes from the coding sequence ATGTCAAATATTTCGTCCAACTTGAAATTCCTTCGAAAAGGAAAGAAAATTACGCAGCAGCAATTTGCTGATATCATGGAGATTAAACGCGCTTCTGTAGGTGCTTATGAGGAAGATAGAGCGGAGCCTAAATATGAATTACTAAAAAAAATTGCCGAGTTTTATGGGTTAACCATGGATGAATTGGCGAATGATGTGATTGATGAAAAGTGGAAGCCTGTACCTAAAAGCAATGCGTCAAATCTCAGAGTATTAAGTGTGACTGTTGATGGCAATGATCGTGAAAACATCGAGTTAGTGCCGGTTAAAGCAAGTGCGGGTTACTTAAATGGTTATGGTGATCCGGAGTATGTGGCTGAGCTTCCTAAGTTTTCACTACCCATGTTTGGACAGGGGACTTTTCGAGCTTTTGAGATTAAGGGCGATTCGATGTTACCTTTACCCTCAGGGTCCATTATTGTGGCGGAGTATGTCGAAAATTGGCACGATATAAAGCCGGGACATACCTATGTTGTTGTATCCCGGGAGGAGGGAGTTGTCTATAAGCGTATTGCATTTAAATTTAAAGAGGATAAAGGTTTAAAGCTTGTTTCTGATAATAAAACCTACGAACCATACTGGGTTGAGACCCCCGATATTTTAGAGGTTTGGCGGGCAAAAGCTTTTATTAGTACTCAACTGCCAGAGCCGACTCCTGAGCCAACAATGGAAACATTAACCAGTATGATGGCACAGATGCAAAAAACAATTAATGCAGTTGTTGATAATTCAAAATAA